A single region of the Enterobacter cloacae complex sp. R_G8 genome encodes:
- the nuoL gene encoding NADH-quinone oxidoreductase subunit L codes for MNMLALTIIFPLIGFVLLAFSRGRWSENLSATVGMGSVGLAALVTAYAGIDFFNNGRQAFSVPLWTWMSVGDFNIGFNLVLDGLSLTMLSVVTGVGFLIHMFASWYMRGEEGYSRFFAYTNLFIASMVVLVLADNLLLMYLGWEGVGLCSYLLIGFYYTDPKNGAAAMKAFVVTRVGDVFLAFALFILYNELGTLNFREMVELAPAHFAAGNNMLWWATLMLLGGAVGKSAQLPLQTWLADAMAGPTPVSALIHAATMVTAGVYLIARTHGLFLMTPEILHLVGIVGAVTLVLAGFAALVQTDIKRVLAYSTMSQIGYMFLALGVQAWDAAIFHLMTHAFFKALLFLSSGSVILACHHEQNIFKMGGLRKSIPLVYVCFLVGGAALAALPLITAGFFSKDEILAGAMANGHINLMVAGLVGAFMTSLYTFRMIFIVFHGKEQIHAHAGKGITHHLPLIVLLVLSTFVGAMIVPPLQGVLPDTTELEHGRVLTLEITSGVVAIAGILIAAWLWLGKRTLVTAVANSAPGRLLGTWWYNAWGFDWLYDMIFVKPFLGIAWLLKRDPLNSLMNIPAILSRFAGKGLLYSENGYLRWYVASMSIGAVVVLALLMVLR; via the coding sequence ATGAACATGCTTGCCTTAACCATTATTTTTCCGCTGATTGGCTTCGTGCTGCTGGCGTTTTCTCGCGGCCGCTGGTCTGAGAATCTGTCTGCGACCGTCGGCATGGGCTCTGTCGGTCTGGCTGCGCTGGTAACAGCGTATGCGGGTATCGATTTCTTCAACAACGGACGTCAGGCCTTCAGCGTGCCGCTGTGGACCTGGATGTCGGTCGGTGATTTCAACATCGGTTTTAACCTGGTGCTGGATGGTCTCTCGCTGACCATGCTCTCCGTGGTCACCGGCGTGGGCTTCCTGATCCACATGTTCGCCTCCTGGTACATGCGCGGTGAAGAGGGTTACTCCCGCTTCTTTGCTTACACCAACCTGTTTATCGCCAGCATGGTGGTTCTGGTGCTGGCCGATAACCTGCTGCTGATGTATCTGGGCTGGGAAGGCGTGGGTCTCTGTTCGTACCTGCTGATCGGGTTCTACTACACCGATCCGAAGAATGGCGCAGCGGCCATGAAAGCGTTCGTCGTGACCCGTGTGGGTGACGTCTTCCTCGCGTTCGCGCTGTTCATTCTCTACAACGAACTGGGCACACTGAACTTCCGCGAAATGGTGGAACTGGCGCCAGCACACTTCGCCGCAGGCAACAACATGCTGTGGTGGGCAACGCTGATGCTGCTGGGTGGTGCTGTGGGTAAATCTGCACAGCTGCCGTTGCAGACATGGCTGGCCGACGCGATGGCGGGTCCAACTCCTGTCTCCGCGCTGATCCACGCCGCGACCATGGTCACTGCCGGTGTGTACCTGATTGCGCGTACCCATGGCCTGTTCCTGATGACCCCGGAAATTCTGCATCTGGTGGGTATCGTCGGTGCGGTCACACTGGTACTGGCAGGCTTTGCCGCGCTGGTGCAGACCGACATCAAACGCGTTCTTGCTTATTCCACCATGAGCCAGATTGGCTACATGTTCCTGGCGCTTGGCGTTCAGGCGTGGGACGCGGCGATTTTCCACCTGATGACGCACGCGTTCTTTAAAGCGCTGCTGTTCCTCTCATCCGGTTCCGTGATCCTGGCCTGCCATCACGAGCAGAACATCTTCAAGATGGGCGGACTGCGTAAGTCCATCCCGCTGGTGTATGTCTGCTTCCTGGTGGGCGGCGCGGCGCTGGCGGCACTGCCGCTGATTACCGCGGGCTTCTTCAGTAAGGACGAAATCCTTGCCGGTGCCATGGCGAATGGTCATATCAATCTGATGGTTGCGGGTCTGGTCGGTGCGTTCATGACCTCCCTGTATACCTTCCGTATGATTTTCATCGTATTCCACGGTAAAGAACAAATTCACGCTCACGCAGGGAAGGGGATTACTCACCACCTGCCGCTGATTGTGCTGCTGGTACTCTCCACCTTCGTTGGCGCGATGATTGTGCCACCGCTGCAGGGCGTACTGCCAGACACCACCGAGCTTGAGCACGGTCGCGTTCTGACGCTTGAAATCACCTCTGGTGTGGTTGCTATCGCAGGCATTCTGATTGCTGCATGGCTGTGGCTGGGCAAACGCACGCTGGTGACTGCTGTTGCCAACAGTGCGCCAGGCCGTCTGCTGGGCACCTGGTGGTACAACGCGTGGGGCTTCGACTGGCTGTACGACATGATCTTCGTTAAGCCGTTCCTGGGCATTGCGTGGCTGCTGAAGCGCGACCCACTGAACAGCCTGATGAATATCCCGGCGATCCTTTCCCGCTTTGCAGGCAAAGGCCTGCTGTACAGCGAGAACGGTTACCTGCGCTGGTATGTGGCGTCCATGAGCATCGGTGCGGTTGTCGTGCTGGCGCTGCTGATGGTGTTGCGTTGA
- the nuoI gene encoding NADH-quinone oxidoreductase subunit NuoI: protein MTLKELLVGFGTQVRSIWMIGLHAFAKRETRMYPEEPVYLPPRYRGRIVLTRDPDGSERCVACNLCAVACPVGCISLQKAETVDGRWYPEFFRINFSRCIFCGLCEEACPTTAIQLTPDFELGEYKRQDLVYEKEDLLISGPGKYPEYNFYRMAGMAIDGKDKGEAENEAKPIDVKSLLP from the coding sequence ATGACCTTAAAAGAATTACTGGTAGGCTTCGGTACCCAGGTACGCAGTATCTGGATGATCGGCCTGCACGCGTTTGCCAAACGCGAAACCCGGATGTACCCGGAAGAGCCGGTATATCTGCCGCCGCGCTACCGTGGCCGTATCGTGCTGACGCGCGACCCGGACGGTTCCGAGCGCTGCGTTGCCTGTAACCTGTGTGCGGTAGCGTGTCCGGTAGGCTGTATCTCTCTGCAGAAAGCAGAGACGGTAGACGGCCGCTGGTACCCTGAGTTCTTCCGCATCAACTTCTCACGCTGCATCTTCTGTGGTCTGTGTGAAGAAGCGTGCCCAACCACGGCGATTCAGCTCACCCCGGACTTCGAACTGGGTGAGTACAAGCGTCAGGATCTGGTGTACGAGAAAGAGGATCTGCTGATTTCCGGTCCGGGCAAATACCCGGAATATAACTTCTACCGGATGGCGGGTATGGCAATCGACGGCAAAGATAAGGGCGAAGCGGAGAACGAAGCCAAGCCTATCGACGTCAAGAGCCTGTTACCGTAA
- the nuoJ gene encoding NADH-quinone oxidoreductase subunit J, with protein MEFAFYICGLIAILATLRVITHTNPVHALLYLIISLLAISGVFFALGAHFAGALEIIVYAGAIMVLFVFVVMMLNLGGSEIEQERQWLKPQVWIGPAILSAIMLVVIVYAILGVNDQGIDGTPIGAKEVGITLFGPYVLAVELASMLLLAGLVVAFHVGREERAGEVLSNRTDDRAKRKTEERA; from the coding sequence ATGGAATTCGCTTTTTATATCTGTGGCCTTATCGCCATCCTGGCTACGCTGCGAGTGATTACGCACACCAATCCGGTGCATGCGCTGCTGTACTTAATCATTTCGCTGCTGGCTATTTCCGGGGTGTTCTTTGCGCTCGGCGCGCACTTTGCCGGTGCGCTGGAAATCATCGTCTACGCCGGGGCCATCATGGTGCTGTTCGTCTTCGTTGTGATGATGCTGAATCTGGGCGGCTCTGAAATTGAGCAGGAACGTCAGTGGTTAAAACCGCAGGTGTGGATTGGCCCGGCAATTTTGTCGGCCATCATGCTGGTGGTGATTGTTTATGCCATTCTCGGTGTGAACGACCAGGGCATCGACGGTACGCCAATCGGCGCGAAAGAAGTGGGTATCACGCTGTTTGGACCGTACGTTCTGGCGGTAGAACTGGCCTCTATGCTGCTGCTGGCGGGTCTGGTTGTTGCCTTCCACGTTGGCCGCGAAGAGCGTGCTGGTGAGGTGCTGAGCAACCGCACTGACGACCGCGCGAAAAGAAAAACGGAGGAACGCGCATGA
- the nuoK gene encoding NADH-quinone oxidoreductase subunit NuoK, which yields MIPLTHGLILAAILFVLGLTGLVIRRNLLFMLIGLEIMINASALAFVVAGSYWGQTDGQVMYILAISLAAAEASIGLALLLQLHRRRQNLNIDSVSELRG from the coding sequence ATGATCCCCTTAACACATGGACTGATCCTCGCTGCGATTTTATTCGTTCTGGGCTTAACCGGTCTGGTTATCCGCCGCAATCTGCTGTTTATGCTGATCGGTCTGGAAATCATGATTAACGCCTCCGCGCTGGCCTTCGTGGTCGCCGGAAGCTACTGGGGCCAGACCGATGGTCAGGTGATGTACATTCTCGCCATCAGCCTCGCGGCTGCCGAAGCGAGTATTGGCCTGGCGCTGTTACTGCAGCTCCATCGTCGCCGCCAGAACCTGAACATCGATTCAGTAAGTGAGTTGCGTGGATGA